Within Mercenaria mercenaria strain notata chromosome 15, MADL_Memer_1, whole genome shotgun sequence, the genomic segment AAACTAAGTCAGTGAAAATGTTTATTACCAGTATACTAAGGCAGATTTCTGGGAACCATTTGCCCTTTTAGGGCAAGTTTTAAGTCGTGCAAGGGTCCAGTAGTTGTACCTTGGTGCTCATCCTTGCCTTGCTCAGATTTGAACCTTCTGTCTTTTTCCActgtaaaaacttgaaaaatgtcATCACTGGGCAACTTAAAACCCAACAGAAACATTCACTAGTACAGTAAAACATTGATGGTTTGGGCAGCTGGTAGTCCCAAACAGTTTTCTTTATATTGTCTATGTTggatttttgatttgatttagttgggtttaacgtcgctccgacacaattcaggtcatatggcgactttccaactttgatggtggaggaagaccccaggtgcccctccgtgcattatttcatcacgagtgggcacctaggtagaaccaccgaccttccgtaagccagctggatagcttcctcacatgaagaattcaacgccctgagtgaggctcgaacccacatcgatgaggggcaagtgaaatgaagtcagcgaccttaaccactcggccacgtgTCTATTTTGGAATTGCTTGAAATCCCTAAATATCTTGAGTATTTTTTCATTCAGTTGAGACCTCTAACAAGTGTTGTTTAACTGTTTATAAGTTTGCCTCTAGCGGCTGAAAACAAGCAAtgtttgtatatttcagaaaCTATTAGAGCTCAACAATTTGCATGCAGTAATGGCTGTGGTTTCAGCACTGCAAAGTGCTGCTGTGTTCCGACTCTCTAAAACATGGATGGTATGTACTGTAATTacatatgtttatttcattttacaacgATTACCAGAGCAGTTTGGTGAAAGGGCCCACCAGCTAGCTTAGCTTAGAAACGTTTGAACTATGGCTTCAATGGGTTCCGAGTTGATTCCCTTATGTTTGACATGTTTCTATTGGtgataaagtattttgtttacTAACTGATTTGTTTTCGGAAGTTGTTCCCAAACTAATCTGAGGTGTCTAGTTATATACAAATTCACATATATaataaagtgtgtgtgtgtgtgttcgggtttaacgtctttttcaacaatttttctgtcatataaacgatggtgtctacttgtagcagtgagcacaatgcccaactttatagtgctgcctcactggaatatcatgccgtagacacgtggcatgataccccacccagtcacattatacagacatcggactgaccagtcctagtactatcctcttaatgctgagcgccaagcgaggaagctactccattttttacgtctttggtatgacgcggccagggattgaacccacgacctcctgcactcaaagcggacgctctactactaaactaccgaggcggttataatgaagtaaacatattttaagatTTGTCTTGGGCAAGTTAAGGTAGCATTTGGTTAATCTTTCTGTTTTCTCCAACAGAACTTGTGTAAGAAAGACAAAGCGTCGTATGAAAAGATGGCAGATTTATTTTCGGAGAACAACAATAGACAACGACTGAGAGATTACATGGACAATGTGAAGCTTCCCTGTATTCCATATTTAGGTTTGTATGAgcttttatttattctattctGTTGTTTTGCAACAATCCAATCGTATAAGTATGCACCAGAATTGGGACAGGTTTAGTTGTTATTGTATTCAGTATTGTAGCAGCTGTCTTTTAATTAGGTGTTGATCAATACtttgttttttgaaatatattgttgaaTCTGTTAATTAAGATACAGGTTATATATTTCTGTGAACATGCAATGTTTAGAGCCAGCTAAGATGTCTGTGTTTCTGTGAggtaaaatgtagtaaaatattgtaagtttgtttttatttattgcaCTCAGCAACATGATATGTTAATCCCACTGGGAATACAGGTTAATGCTTTACTAGTGATATTTCTTTACTTTAATGGTGCCTTTTTTGTGAAAGATTGTCTGATGGTTAGCTCATTAAATGCAGTTAAAAAACAagtagaaaaattaaaattgaagAGAATGTCAGTCATTTTTTTCCAGTAATATAAGATTGATATCTCTGTCATAAGAGTGTGTTTTATGTgccaaaaatgtcaaatattaacaaatttaccattttttcAAGGAACATTAGTTTTTGAGATGGAAGTGATAAAATAATACAGAAGAAATAATGTGTTTAACATTTGGAATACATTTGTGTATATCAgttaatatattctacataacAAGGACTGCATTCATATGGCCAATTGACAAATTGttgatttgtttttgtaattaagGAAGGCTGTATGTTTCCGGAGATAATTACTTTTACACTATCGGTTTACTGGTAATTATGATAAATgacaagaacagagaaacagtGATTGAGAGTCTGTAAGACCGCCACATTCTCCGCATTCCAGAACTCGCTGACATAGTCAGGCCAGAAACTAGTTTGCGCAGTATTGGTAACATTGTTTTGCTAAAGCAATGCTTAAAAGAGAAAAATATGGCAGGGATAAAAATCCCAGTTATTTAACTATGTGTTCTATCATGACCCTGTTTGATGGATGAGTAGCACTAGTGCTAGAATCCTGGGACAATATGAATTTTCTCCCTAAACAATTTGACTAAAGGTCAGATGTCCTCCAGTTCTGCTGTAAATGTTAACTAGACGTTTTTATGCATCAAAGGATTCATGGTATAATTCTTGTCCACACGCTGATATTACTGAGGCAAATCTGGCGTGTAACAACTTTGGTCTCCAGTTGATGCTATagataatgaaatttataaggTATTACAATACACTTTGTAAAAATCATATTAATGTGGTACATTAAAATGAAGAGTTCAGTTTGGTAAATGATGCCATTTAAATGTGTGTATTTCAGGATTATATTTAACTGACCTGATCTACATAGATGTTGCCCATCCTCACCATGGTGGTATGGAGCCACACCATAGACGCTTACAGATGAACAATATCCTCAGAGTTATAGCAGATCTTCAACAGTCTACTTATGGTATAGTTTCAACATCTGTTTGTTTACAATAAAACCAGATATTTTGGCAAAGCTAAACATttactattttaaaaattaaaataagttaTCAAGGAAGACTGTTAATGCTGTATGTTCAACTGTGGATAGAACATAGGAGTATTTATAACAAAACCAGTACTGTGCAAACATTTTCATGAATACAGTACGTGTGAGATATTTTTGAATTTACAGTAATAACTAAACATATGTtgtattttaaactttttcatcCAGAAGTTTTGTACTATAAAGCTGGAAAATATTACTAAAgttttttagtatttttcttCCATCTTTTAGTACAAtaaaactggaaatattacaTTGGGTCTAATATTTCTACagtgtttttgttataaaatgagAATTTCTACAGATACTTCTGTAAGACAGATGAGGAAATGGCCTGATATTGATTGGGTAAAAATTCTGAACTGCAAGTTTGAAACAGTGTACAATATTAACATCATTTCAACTACCTTTCAGAACTTGATGTAAAAGAACATGTCCAGAATTATCTGAAGTCAGTTCGTTACATTGAGGAATTACAGAAATTTGTTGAGGACGATAATTACAAGTATGTTGTATTTTCTATGAAATATGTGATCCAAAATTTAACTGCAGAAGATGAATGCAGTGTTTAAAAGTTTGAGACCTTCTGTGTGGCTGTTGTTGAGATTGCTAACCTTGAATCAATGTGGCTTTGAAACGTTTGCATATAGAATTCTTTTATATGAGGAAAATCATCTAGCTGGCTGTAAGTTTGAAGCCGCAAGATACAATTATATGTGATATGGCATCAGGCTAAGATCTTGTAGGATTAAGTGCTAGTCACTTTGAGACCTGATGATGTCCTGACCATGAtttcaaatctgatacacatttAGACTGTGAAAATATTTGAGATTCAAAAGAAATTCCATCTCATACTCTTTTGTCAGGAAACAGTTATATTTTACCttaaactttttgtttgtttgtttttttaaatagaaaaaaagaatgaatgttaaattttttgtttactgGATTGTTGTTGTATTTGCAGGTTATCTTTAAAGTTAGAACCTCCTATCTCTAACCAGACAGTGTCAACATCTAGAGAAGATGTGAGTGCCTGTCCACCATCCCCAACATCGGAGCCCAGATATACCCACACCCTTACCCCAGGTCCCTCACACACTGGTAAACAACATGGACATAGAAAATCCAGAAGTTTAAGTGCTAAGTAAGTTGCAATTGTACaggaaaaatggaaaatatagaATGATTTATTTAGCTTATTAGTGGAAGGGAGATAATTTTTACTTTCCATGCTGAAGTATTCATGAATTAAATCCCTTTGACAAgtgaaaacaacaacagcaagaGAACATTACAGTCAGTCTTCTAtttctgtttgcttttaaagGTATAGTATATTTCTGAATTTTACTGTTTCTGTATGATGCAACAAGATAcaagttttattatttaatatcagATACAATATAAGAATTGTGAGTTTTCTTTTTTGCAAGACTAATGCAGTGGTTTATCAACATGATTGTTTGTTCTTGTAGCTTTTCCTGTCCCAGTTTTCTCAGTTGTGCGAGTGGGGCTCCAGAACGCTCACAAAGTCTTCCTACAAAAACAACTGCACCGTATGTTAAAGGTGTACGACATCTGTTAGATGACAGTGTACTAGAGGAGGAGTCACCATGTGCCTCCAGTGATGGATCATTATGTAAAGGTACAAAACATCTCATTTAACGATGCCTGATGCTTGCTATTAACGTTATCTTCAAACAGAAAATGAATAGGTATAGTTAAAAACACAATTTGCATTATATTACAGATAAGTTGAAAGTTTTTAGGGAAACCCAATTGTTTATCAATGGAGAGGTTGAGAACTAAATATAATGtatgtctaaaaaaaaaaatgaatccaAAAATTTCATGTACGAAAATTGTTTGAGATTTCAATGAAAGATATCTGTATGTTTAAATACGTAATACTTTTAACTACATGTACCTGTTGTTAGGTTTAACAAATAATTTTATGCTTCTATCTATATTAAAAATGTTCAACAAAGCATTGCCAATGATACTGTCATTTCATATATCATACTGTCACTTCATATATCATATACAGAAAGATTTACTCTTACCTGTATGTTCACCTGAACTCTCAACCTCTCTAATACTGGTTTTTATTGTAACAGGTTGTGCATTATGCCTTGCAGGTGGCGACACTGATGATGTTACGGAAACAAATTCCAGTGATCAAGAGGCATATTGGCCAGCTGACAAGTTAgtattctgttgttgttttttttttgtgtgtgtgtcaaGTGTTTTAACCTATACTTGCCTTAACTAGATTTTAGGCCAGTGCCAAGATTAACCAATGTATTTAGGTTTTACCAAATTTGTATGTATAACTGTTGTATGCTTATGTTGTTTTTCTGTTCTATagatacatttgagccgcgccatgtgaaaaccaacatagtggctttgcgacctgcatggatccagaccagcctgcgcatccgcgcagtctggtcaggatccatgctgttcgcttttaatgcctattggaattggagaaactgttagcgaacagcatggatcctgaccagactgcgcggatgcgcaggctggtctggatccatgctggtcgcaaagccattatgttggttttctcatggcgcggctcatttatgttataattGTACGTCCCTGATTCATGTCACACAAGAGAATGTTGTCTATTTCAATAATATCAATTTGGATCTGTATTTCCTTTCCTAAGTTATTATTCCCTTACCTGAGTATTCCTTATGAAATATCAACCTCAGTTTTATCCTTACCTCAGTATTTATCTCATTTAGTACTATgcaatcttggttaatatttcctTACCTCAGAGCTTTTTTCTTGCCAAGATCAGTGGCCTGGCTCagctaaaatgatttaattccaTTGTACAGAGTCAGTTCAAGCAATAATTTGCGAGTATATAGATACACATGTTTGCTTAATACTGTATTAGTATTAAAAGGACAGAGAAATAAATCCAAAGACATGTTGGTCTGTCTCATTTATTTGTACAAATGTGATGTCATAAAGTCAGCAGTAGTGATTGATTATAGCTCACATGTCAGCAGCTTTCATGCAGCTATAGAATGCATCATTTCCCATTTGTGATTGAATTTACTTGTGTTGAAGGATAGTCTTTCAGCAATAGAGAATGAAATAGCATCTAAAATATTGTTAATtggttatatatttgtttattttatagtttGCGGCCAACTTTAGATACAGGTAAACAGTATCAACAGAACTTTACATGTGAAGgttgtttgaaaagaaaaactttgttaaaggAAGGCAGAAAACCAACGGTAATAAAATTACacatattttgttctgttttttgtGATAGATAAAAAAGTGTTAATTAGAAAGATGTCATCAGTCAGTATATAAAATTAGCGGCCTCCTGTGACTAGTGATTAAGATAACTGACTTCAGATCACATACCCCTTAACTGTATTACTTCTGAACCTACCTTGGGGTGTAGGATTGTGAAGAATAATTATTCTGTTCAGTTTACAGAAGATtaatggttctacctaggtgtccGTCTGTGCCATTCCTGGATTGGCCACAGGGGTCTTCCTTCCAGTtaatagctggaaagtcgccatttgaccagAAATTAAGTTGAAGTAATttgaaatccaacaaaataaatatagaataaaatttgCAATTTGTGTAATACTGAACCATTGCTACTAAAATTTGTCAGTTTGTCTCAATgtcttgtttgatattgtaatgCAGGTTTCAGCATGGACGAGGTACTGGGTTGCGTTATGGGGAACAAGTCTTCTGTATTTTCCTGCCAAAAATTTACGAAGAATGGAAAGAAATTCTGTAAGTACTACAGCGTGTGGTTTTATGTGTAATCATTAGTGATGTTTTTCCATCACTGAGCTATCGATTCTATCTGATTAATTTCTTCAGTTCTGTGTAATTTATGTAGAGTCGAATATGAAATGAAAAGATAATAAATGTTTTGGAACCAATAAGATTAAAGTTTTCTTGCAGGGAACAGATTAGTACTAGTGCAGAGTTAGGAACACTGATAAGGTTAATTTCCTTCTGTTAaagaactgaaatattgttgaaaaacagagctaaagacaaacaaacaaacaaaaatgttctaACTGATGTTGTTTGAGAGTGGTTCTCCATGTCAGAGAAGCTGTTGAATAATGTAGGCACCAGGGTTTTAAGTCTGTAAAGTATCATCATGTTTAGCTGTTCATTAACAAAGtgctaaatgtaaaatttatgattatttctgttttcagtttAAGACAAGTCCCAGTAAGATGACGTCAGTGGTAGGTTGGATGGTGGTCATGGGAGATAATCCATTACAGCCTGATGCATTCCAAATAACAGATCCAGTCAAGGGTAGGTTTCCTCCCTTCTCACATTTTTCTGTTCTTTTGTGTAAAACAAGAATACGGtaaaataattataagaatttggcAGATGTACATCAAATTGAGTTTGGATTATAGcagttaatattttattaaccttcagcctgcttgCGGcatgcactgtttgctgttcagtctgtaatttttcagtgaacattcCCTTGAATtataagtggtgctgcccaaattgagtgatggcccagtccattttagaaattcagcaaggtaaaggttaataataattttccatattttcaggCAATCAGTATAAATTTAGAGCGGGAACACAAGCACAGGCCTTGCTCTGGTGTCGGCATCTCAGTGAAGCTTCAAAAAAGTACCAGACACAGGTAAGaaatctttatttcttttaacaacaaactttaaaaatacatccAGGGTCTCCCACagtaaaagctggaaagttgccttaCTTCCAGCAGTTGTCTTGGTTTGATGTTAAACTCAacagagaaaaaacaaaaaagaaccaTACAGAAAAGGGATTAAAACACCAGAAAATACCTCTGAAGACTGTGATGGGTTTTTGtgcaatgtaaaaatatgtgaagTAGTTTCTTCTGTCTGAATGCATTTTGCTGaatatgtgaatttaaaatgCCAATAATAGAAATTTAGTAACTTCTGAATTAAATTGAAATGAGTCACAGCatataagtatttaaaattgtttctaGAAGGAAATACTACATGATGAAATGTTGAAACTGTTTTTGTGGtcagaaaataataatgaaatttagtAAAACCTGCCTTTAGTCGTCTTGTAAAGTTACAACAGTACTCCACCCAATTTCCTTCAGTGCTTTAACAAGATTGTGATTTCCATTTCAGACGCAGCCTAATCTGATGTCATTTGACTGACGGTCAAGGCCATGAAATATTCTCAAAGCTGTGATAGATTCAAGTACATGCCTTCCATGTTTTTGATGGGATATTTTCAGTCACATGACAAATTGTGTCACCTCTGATTAGACACAAACACCAAAAGTGGTCATGTGACAGTAAAAGCTGAAGCTGATTGGCCAGTTATATATAGCAATATGAAAGTCATGTGATCATCATTCTCAGCTGTGATTGGTTGGATTTATACAGAATTGTTCAGCTGTTACTGGAAGGACCATTCAACAGAATATGCTCATACTTGTGGATTCCAGAAAGGAGAATATTATATTGACATGATTATTGCAGATAATGTTCTCCATGAAGATTTGGCTGGTTCACAGAAGAAACCTTATGAAAGGCACTGATGTTATCAGTAGTATTATAAGTGAAATCAGCAGCAACTGTTGGCCTATTGAACTGTCCCGGGGTAGACAGCTCTTGAAAGGaatcatgtttattttgatgactACACTcggccagtttttgaaaatgcttAAAGAAATTAAGGTGCAATTTATTTTCGTGTTCAGCATTTGTTTTCTGTGACGTTTTGTGTAACAGATCAACCAGTGCTATTTGTGTGTTACTCTTTTTGTCAGCTTGGATGTTTCGCAAGATTTTGATCTAAGCTTTCTCAAGATGTGCAATACGACTAAATGTAAATGTTGCTATATTCTCTGTGTGTAGACAAACAATGCAAACAttggaaaaatgttttaatatggtGGACAACAGACAATTTCTAAGGAAGAATATATTATTGAATacacaaatgaaattttatatctggtgtatctgaaattttgaaatatggatTTATTTCAATGGACCATAAGAAAAAAAGGATAATTTAAGAAAAAGGGCATTTTGAAGCCTGAAAGAAGATTTTTTGCCTTAAAGAACTCATAGCATGCCCCTCTAAATGCTTTCCACTTTTTCGTTTCGTttgtcacaaaaatattttaaaactagtGGTAAGATTTTGATAATGTGCTCATAATTATGTCTTAAGATATACTGTGTAACCATGTTTTTCCTGCtgataatacagaaataattacctcccttgatttgTAAGCCCATTCTTAGAGCACAGCATGCTGCTATttgtgttttaattattttattgtgttaagaatatattaattttcttgcTATTTAAACATCTGCTATTTTATCTTATGAACAGCTTGATATTGTTACATAATTTGAACAGCTTAATTTTAGAACTTTACTGTTATGTCAAGACATTTGCAAGATAACATAAATTGTTTGGTTTGGATTCCACTGAAATATTTTAGGGTTGCAGCAAAGGTTCAGTTATATATTGTACAGGGTATCTGTTGTATAGTAAACTGGAATTACTCATTATTTGTGTAAGTACCATAAGATGTTACCGTAGACTCCTGTGTGTAATCTGCATTTAGACCCCAGGGACCACCTGTAAAATGTGGGTGCTTATACAAAGATTTTAGGCTTAACTCTTGGGATGTGAATTATACACAGGCATGCATTATACATGAGGGTATTTACtgtatatttctgttattttagtTTCGGTACGTTAACTTCATAATAAAATGCATTCCATTTTGGTGTGGTGACCATCTCTTAGGGTTCTGAATTACAATCTATCTACAGGATCATAATGCACAGTTTGCTCAGTCTGGTAGAATGCTACTAGTGGCATATCATGCACATTAATGCTTAGCCGGTgaacacgatttattctgcctctgcgaccagtgtagatcatgatcagcttgcacatctgtgcagtctgatcaagatctgcactgttcgctattcagtcactatcttttaggtaagcaccccttttaaccctttatggtattgtccaaattgaaagatggacaaggttcattatagaaatttagcagggtaagggttaatgtagATGAATATTTTACAGTCTTTGTCCACATATAACTTAGAACTTTTTAAGTTTGAGATTTTTAAAGATGACTGGTGTGAAGTAGAAGTTGCAGCACTGGCTGTACAGCAATAGTGGTCAGTAGTTATAGTCACTTAGTGGGTCATCACTCTCagaattacaaatatttttaacattggcCATTGATTATGATGACCACTATAACATTACCTTTGATAAAATCTCTTACTTTATCAGCTGGCTTACTTGACAGATAAGTCAATATGTCCATTCGGCGGAGTTGAAATGTAGTGTCCAATGTCCAGTACTTAAATAAACTAGCTCGTACGAACAGACAGTAAGACATTTTAAACCCCTAGCACTTgtgaagtatatgtatttttgtacaatttcaaTCAGTTACGGATTCACACTGAAAactttatttccttttcatttctgtggttttggatcattttttttcttatgcaTCAAGTGTAAAAAGATGGAATAGttatttacccttttttttttcagtttgttacATAACCCATTTGtacattttttcagtaaattatttATATGTGTTCATAAGTGTACACAATAGATTTCAACTGATTATAGACTTAATACTCGTCGGAATGCTTTATAGGGAGAATGTTTAAGTCTGTGTGTATGATTAATTATAAGAATATAGACAGCATATTGACTGTGCGTTTTGTGaaaggaaaatactttttttctcatttaaatatttaacatgattTGAACTTATTGGAAGCATTGTATCTGTACGAGAGATGCTTGAAAAGTTATGCAGCTGGGTCGATGCTAAATTTGTTAAAAAGTCCAGTTTATTTCGACTAAATGATTTCTTGACTCTTCCCGAGCAAGTTTTTTAGTCATTCAGCTAAAAAAGGGGGCTTTTGTAGCCCCTATTTTGGGTATATATAAAGAGAGACATtcagaaaagaaagaaatgtttcatAATATTGTAAGATTTTGTAACTTCTCAATCAAattcatattaaaacatatttcttttaaaaatattgatctGTTGTAGACTTAAAATCACTGACAGGCTCAAAATATAATGATTTTGTCAAAGAAGACCTCATTTAAACAGACTCCTGATAATAGACAAAGTCAAATTTTACGAAGCTATTGTTtataatggcatagttatggaATTGTTGGTAGCAGATGAATATTTTATCTGAGACAAAAATTTGATGAGGAGAGTTTGAATGTTTTCTTCTTTAGAATATCTTAACTGTATATGGTTTCAATGGAAAGAAATTTTCAGTTTTAGTGAGTTTGGATATTTTGCTTGTTACAGAGGTTTAATACTGTACATGTTTTAATGTCTGTTCAGTACCTTAATATGACGAGAGTCTTTTCTCTCACCCGGAAACCTGttgtttattttaacttgtcttgTAGCATTGTTGATATGTAGTATTGTTGATACaatgatttataatttaaaatgtaacaaGCATAATATAGAAGTTGTTGTAGATTTTGCCATATGTACGACAATACTTAACATTCTCTATTTGTAACTTAATAATGACCTCCAGTGCTCTCTTATCTGAGGgacaaaatcaataaaatacaaacaaacatcAACTCTTAGCTTTTTATTCGGGTGATAAGTAATTGTTTGTGAGCTACCACTTTGAAGGGCTCATCTGCTCAATTTTTAAGCTCGCCATATGATGTTACGTAATTTGTTGTCAGCATTGCTTCAGACAACATCATATTCTTTCAAACCTAGCTTGTCAATACAGAATTATTTGTTACTATGGCAACTAAGTGATGAAGTCTTGTCGGATTTCTCAaagatttcattaaaaatagACTTTAATTAAGTCGCCCACTACCAAATTCCCATAGATTGTACCATTACATTTGTTGGCATGACGATATTCCTAAATGGCTGTAGTGGAAACTTTAGGAATCTTCTTGACAAACTGCTAGTACAATACGTGTCAGTAtcgtaaataatttaaaaacataattatggaaCAGTTTGATGAATTTGGTCTCGACTTTGATGGGggtctgctttttagctcacctgtcacaaagtgacaaggtgagcttttgtgatcgcgcagcgtccatccgtgcatgcgtaaacttttgcttgtgaccactctagaggtcacatttttcatgggatctttatgaaaattggtcagaatgttccccttgataatatctaggtcaagttcgaaactgggtcacgtgcggtcaaaaactaggtcagta encodes:
- the LOC123535350 gene encoding ras-specific guanine nucleotide-releasing factor RalGPS2-like isoform X6 encodes the protein MTDVFERCGVQLLKVTQWLEGNRMSIPHRILTTDGSQKQFAKSLTESDSSGDYVTPSSSMADAMSQGSQDSLDKHSSLPRMKSYDAAVFDVLRVPPEEFASQITLMDLPVFKGIQPDELTSCAWTNKEKLIKAPNVVAFTRRFNHVNFWVQREILNTQTDKTRAEVLAHFIKIGKKLLELNNLHAVMAVVSALQSAAVFRLSKTWMNLCKKDKASYEKMADLFSENNNRQRLRDYMDNVKLPCIPYLGLYLTDLIYIDVAHPHHGGMEPHHRRLQMNNILRVIADLQQSTYELDVKEHVQNYLKSVRYIEELQKFVEDDNYKLSLKLEPPISNQTVSTSREDVSACPPSPTSEPRYTHTLTPGPSHTGKQHGHRKSRSLSANFSCPSFLSCASGAPERSQSLPTKTTAPYVKGVRHLLDDSVLEEESPCASSDGSLCKGCALCLAGGDTDDVTETNSSDQEAYWPADNLRPTLDTGKQYQQNFTCEGCLKRKTLLKEGRKPTVSAWTRYWVALWGTSLLYFPAKNLRRMERNSFKTSPSKMTSVVGWMVVMGDNPLQPDAFQITDPVKGNQYKFRAGTQAQALLWCRHLSEASKKYQTQTQPNLMSFD
- the LOC123535350 gene encoding ras-specific guanine nucleotide-releasing factor RalGPS2-like isoform X10, which gives rise to MSIPHRILTTDGSQKQFAKSLTESDSSGDYVTPSSSMADAMSQGSQDSLDKHSSLPRMKSYDAAVFDVLRVPPEEFASQITLMDLPVFKGIQPDELTSCAWTNKEKLIKAPNVVAFTRRFNHVNFWVQREILNTQTDKTRAEVLAHFIKIGKKLLELNNLHAVMAVVSALQSAAVFRLSKTWMNLCKKDKASYEKMADLFSENNNRQRLRDYMDNVKLPCIPYLGLYLTDLIYIDVAHPHHGGMEPHHRRLQMNNILRVIADLQQSTYELDVKEHVQNYLKSVRYIEELQKFVEDDNYKLSLKLEPPISNQTVSTSREDVSACPPSPTSEPRYTHTLTPGPSHTGKQHGHRKSRSLSANFSCPSFLSCASGAPERSQSLPTKTTAPYVKGVRHLLDDSVLEEESPCASSDGSLCKGCALCLAGGDTDDVTETNSSDQEAYWPADNLRPTLDTGKQYQQNFTCEGCLKRKTLLKEGRKPTVSAWTRYWVALWGTSLLYFPAKNLRRMERNSFKTSPSKMTSVVGWMVVMGDNPLQPDAFQITDPVKGNQYKFRAGTQAQALLWCRHLSEASKKYQTQTQPNLMSFD
- the LOC123535350 gene encoding ras-specific guanine nucleotide-releasing factor RalGPS2-like isoform X11; translated protein: MEYLDEEAMSQGSQDSLDKHSSLPRMKSYDAAVFDVLRVPPEEFASQITLMDLPVFKGIQPDELTSCAWTNKEKLIKAPNVVAFTRRFNHVNFWVQREILNTQTDKTRAEVLAHFIKIGKKLLELNNLHAVMAVVSALQSAAVFRLSKTWMNLCKKDKASYEKMADLFSENNNRQRLRDYMDNVKLPCIPYLGLYLTDLIYIDVAHPHHGGMEPHHRRLQMNNILRVIADLQQSTYELDVKEHVQNYLKSVRYIEELQKFVEDDNYKLSLKLEPPISNQTVSTSREDVSACPPSPTSEPRYTHTLTPGPSHTGKQHGHRKSRSLSANFSCPSFLSCASGAPERSQSLPTKTTAPYVKGVRHLLDDSVLEEESPCASSDGSLCKGCALCLAGGDTDDVTETNSSDQEAYWPADNLRPTLDTGKQYQQNFTCEGCLKRKTLLKEGRKPTVSAWTRYWVALWGTSLLYFPAKNLRRMERNSFKTSPSKMTSVVGWMVVMGDNPLQPDAFQITDPVKGNQYKFRAGTQAQALLWCRHLSEASKKYQTQTQPNLMSFD
- the LOC123535350 gene encoding ras-specific guanine nucleotide-releasing factor RalGPS2-like isoform X2: MFRSLLSPFWEAKSVAQEQQATSLKRQHSFCENAARKKQERLIRRLSGTLLGTRLEGNRMSIPHRILTTDGSQKQFAKSLTESDSSGDYVTPSSSMADAMSQGSQDSLDKHSSLPRMKSYDAAVFDVLRVPPEEFASQITLMDLPVFKGIQPDELTSCAWTNKEKLIKAPNVVAFTRRFNHVNFWVQREILNTQTDKTRAEVLAHFIKIGKKLLELNNLHAVMAVVSALQSAAVFRLSKTWMNLCKKDKASYEKMADLFSENNNRQRLRDYMDNVKLPCIPYLGLYLTDLIYIDVAHPHHGGMEPHHRRLQMNNILRVIADLQQSTYELDVKEHVQNYLKSVRYIEELQKFVEDDNYKLSLKLEPPISNQTVSTSREDVSACPPSPTSEPRYTHTLTPGPSHTGKQHGHRKSRSLSANFSCPSFLSCASGAPERSQSLPTKTTAPYVKGVRHLLDDSVLEEESPCASSDGSLCKGGDTDDVTETNSSDQEAYWPADNLRPTLDTGKQYQQNFTCEGCLKRKTLLKEGRKPTVSAWTRYWVALWGTSLLYFPAKNLRRMERNSFKTSPSKMTSVVGWMVVMGDNPLQPDAFQITDPVKGNQYKFRAGTQAQALLWCRHLSEASKKYQTQTQPNLMSFD